CGCGGTAAAACGCTTCGCTACTGGCACCGCCATGGCTCTTGATGACGTTGCCTTTCAGCCCCAAAAAGCTGGCGCCATTATAGCGACCGGGTTCTAGCTGTGCGCGCCATTTTCGCAACAGATTTATGGCTAATTGGCCAAAAAAGCGCTTTATCGGCGCCTTCTTATCAATCGTAAACGTCTTTTGACCTATGAGTCGAATCACACCTTCTGCAGATTTCATGGCCACATTGCCCATCAGGCCATTGCACACCACCACATCCACGATGCCGGTGAAAATGTCGTGCCCTTCTACAAATCCCACATAGTGCACCAGCGGATCCGCCTGCAGCATCTTGCCAGCACGGCGAATTTCCTCGGTCCCCTTGTGCTCTTCGGCACCGATATTGAGCAGCGCGACGGCAAGATCGGATTTACCCGAGAACACACGCTGCGCCTCCTGCCCCAGACGGGCAAACAGGACCAGGTCTTCGGCGCTGCAGTCGATGTTCGCCCCCAGGTCCAGCAGAAAACAGGAACCGTCCGCCGTGGGCAAGGATTTGCCGAGCGCCGGGCGCCGAACCCCCTCAACGGCTCCCAGGATACTGCGGCTGAGCGCCAGCAAAGCGCCGGTATTACCGGAGGTAACCATTGCGTCACACTCGCCATCCTTGACCGCTTTCAGAGCAAGCGCCATAGAGGACTCCCGCTTGCGTCGCAACGCCTGCACGGGATTGCAGCCCTGGGTAATCACCTGGGCACAGTCAACCAGTTCGATACGCTCACGCACCGAGGGAGGCTGTTTAATCAGAAGGGATTGCAGTTGAGAGCGAGGGCCGAACAGTTTGAGTTCTGCCTGGGGATAGCGGAAAAGAAATCTTGCACAGGCCGGAACGACAGAGCGGGGACCTAAGTCCCCGCCCATCGCATCCACGGCCAATCGTAATTGGCTGGACAAAACTTACTCTTCTTCGGAAGAGGTACCAACGTCAATCACTTTGCGACCACGGTAGAAACCGTCTTTGGTCACGTGGTGACGGTGGTGCTTCTCACCGGTGGTCGGGTCAACGGACAGAGTCGGTCCGCTCAGAGCGTCGTGAGAACGACGCATGCCGCGACGGGAACGGGTTTTTTTGTTCTGCTGAACAGCCATTTGGTGCTCCTAAACATAACTAACAGTTAACACCGGAACCGGGGCGCCTACCGGCGAGCCCAAACCCTTCAAACAATTCTCAAGACTTGTTTGACGAACCCTTCAACTGTTCCAGTACTTTAAAGGGGTTTTCCTGTTGCTCTACCGCTTCCGGCTCCTTTCCACCACTCTGGAATGTCTCTTTGGAGACACACTCATCATCGTGGAAAGCCACCATTGGCAGATTGAGCAAAATCTCATCTTCCAATACCTGATACAGATCCAGCTCATCACCGTCCTGTATCACCGGGTCGAGAGATTTCGGCAATGACTTGCCCTGCTCTTCCGACCACACAAAGCCCCAGGCAATATCAGCTTCAATCTGCTCGCTGACCGGCTGCAGGCAGCGCTGACACAACAGCTCCACCTCCAACTGGAAATGCCCGGTCGCCACCTGGTTTCGCTGCAGATCCCTGGCAAAGGCCAGATTCACCGCAATATCACCATGTACCGACTCAGTAGACGCCACCAGTCGCGAAAGCTCTTCTCGCGGCACGGTACCGTCCAGTTGCTGCTCACGCTGCACCAATTTTCGTGCATCAATGCGTCGCGGAAGCGCGGATTTCTGGGGGGGTATCGACATAAGCGCGCAATTCTATGGACTCACCTGAGCCTTGTCAAAACAATTCAATCGCCGCATGATCAGCGGCCCCAACCCCAGTAGAGCAACCCCTCAAACCAGGAAGCCAGGACCCATGCGTCGACTGATTCTAGCCTCCAGCTCACCCTACCGCCGCAACATTCTCGACAAATTGCGATTGCCGTTCGAATCCGCAAGTCCCCATATAAATGAAGAAGCATTTCCTGGTGAATCAGCCCCCGATCTCGCAAGCCGGCTCGCCACGGAAAAAGCCCGCGCCCTGTGTGGACAGTACCCGGACGCCATCATCATCGGCTCAGACCAGGTAGCGGAATGCAGGGGTAGGCAATTAGGCAAGCCGGGATCACAGGAGAAAGCGATTAAACAGCTCCTGTTTTGCGCGGGACACACCGTCACTTTCCATACCGGACTGTGCGTAATGGATAGCAGTCAGGGCACGCACACCACGATTTGCGAGCCGTTCCGCGTGCACTTCCGGCCACTGGATGCGGCTGCCGCCAGCCGCTACGTAGAGCTCGACCAACCCCTCGATTGCGCAGGATCATTTAAAGCCGAAGGATTGGGGATCGCCTTATTCGAAAAAATGGAAGGGAATGACATCAATACGCTCATTGGCCTTCCATTAATCCGGCTAATCGAGCTTCTCAAGCCTCACGGCCTGGACCCCCTGCAGCGGAAATAATCCACCCCACATGCCATTACTACATCAGGGAACCAGCGGCGGCCACTGCAGCAACTCAGAGAAGTGATCGATAATCCGATGCGGGCCGCATCGGTCCAGACGCTCGCGACTGTGCACACCGTAACTCACGCCCACCGACGGCATATTGATCGCGGACGCCATCTTGAGGTCGTACTCGGTATCGCCCACCATCACCGCGTCCGCCACATCAACCCCGGTTTCAGCCAGGATTTCACGTAACATGACGGGGTTCGGCTTGGAGGCGGTTTCATCCGCGCAGCGGCTTACCGGGAAAAGGTGCCCCAAACCGTGATCTTCAAATTCGCGATTCAGCCCTCGACGGCTTTTACCGGTCGCCACCGCCAGCTGGTGCCCCGCCCCCAGCAGCTGGTCCAGCGTCGCCAGAACACCATCAAACAGGGGTAGCGGCTCATTGCGCGCCGCCAGCCACTCCTCGGAATAATACGTGCCCAGCTGCGCACGCTGCTCACTGTGAGCCTCGGGAAACAACGCACTAATAACCTCAGGCAGGCCCAGCCCGATATAATTGCCGATGGCGCCAGGCTCCAGCACAGGCAGACCAACCCGCTCCGACGCGCGCTGCATACAGGAAATGATACGCGCCTGGGAATTGCACAGGGTCCCGTCCCAATCGAGGATCACCAGCATGACCAACCTTCTCCCTCATTACCCGATTCAGCACTCAGGGAAGCGGACTACCCGCCCCTCAGGGCACTCAACACCGACTCCAGCTCAGGCGGAAGCGGCGCCTTCACGTCCACGCGCACACCGTCCGGCAAGGTACAGCGCACCCCAGCCGAATGCAGAAACAGGCGCTTGAGACCGTACCCACGAAAGGCGCCATTGATTTCATCGGTGGCGTACTTGGGATCGCCCGCCAGCGGGCACCCGACAAACTGGGCGTGCACCCGAATCTGATGGGTTCGACCAGTAACCGGCTCTGCCGCCAGCAGAGTTGCCCCCTTGAAGCGCTCCTCGACGCGAAAGCGCGTCGTGGAGGGTTTGCCGTCACCGTCTACCGTTACAATCCGCTCACCACTTTTCAGCGTGTTCTTGCGCAGCGGCGCCTCGACGACCTTCTGGCCGCGAGGCCACTTGCCCGCAGCCAGCGCCAGATAAGACTTCCCGAGCTTGCCGGCACGCAGCTCCGACTGAATATGCAGCAGCACGGCGCGCTTGCGCGCCACCAGGATGGCGCCGCTAGTATCGCGATCCAGCCGGTGCACCAACTCCATAAAGGGGCTATTGGGGTACATCTGGCGAAGCGCCTCGATCAGTCCCAGGCGAACGCCACTGCCGCCGTGCACCGCAAGCCCGGCCGGCTTGTTCACCACCAGCAGGCCACCCTCGTCATACAGTATGGCCGCCTCCAGGGTCCGCCGCAGGGAATCCCCCGCCACCGGCGGCGTCGACTCCTCGGACACCCGAATTGGCGGTACGCGCACCTGATCGCCCCCTTTCAGGCGATACTCAGCTTTCACCCTGCCCTTGTTCACCCGCACCTCG
This Microbulbifer sp. Q7 DNA region includes the following protein-coding sequences:
- the plsX gene encoding phosphate acyltransferase PlsX; the protein is MDAMGGDLGPRSVVPACARFLFRYPQAELKLFGPRSQLQSLLIKQPPSVRERIELVDCAQVITQGCNPVQALRRKRESSMALALKAVKDGECDAMVTSGNTGALLALSRSILGAVEGVRRPALGKSLPTADGSCFLLDLGANIDCSAEDLVLFARLGQEAQRVFSGKSDLAVALLNIGAEEHKGTEEIRRAGKMLQADPLVHYVGFVEGHDIFTGIVDVVVCNGLMGNVAMKSAEGVIRLIGQKTFTIDKKAPIKRFFGQLAINLLRKWRAQLEPGRYNGASFLGLKGNVIKSHGGASSEAFYRAMLTAKECAEADLSLQLGRAMALQAQPPTGCD
- the rpmF gene encoding 50S ribosomal protein L32 — encoded protein: MAVQQNKKTRSRRGMRRSHDALSGPTLSVDPTTGEKHHRHHVTKDGFYRGRKVIDVGTSSEEE
- a CDS encoding YceD family protein, producing MSIPPQKSALPRRIDARKLVQREQQLDGTVPREELSRLVASTESVHGDIAVNLAFARDLQRNQVATGHFQLEVELLCQRCLQPVSEQIEADIAWGFVWSEEQGKSLPKSLDPVIQDGDELDLYQVLEDEILLNLPMVAFHDDECVSKETFQSGGKEPEAVEQQENPFKVLEQLKGSSNKS
- a CDS encoding nucleoside triphosphate pyrophosphatase; protein product: MRRLILASSSPYRRNILDKLRLPFESASPHINEEAFPGESAPDLASRLATEKARALCGQYPDAIIIGSDQVAECRGRQLGKPGSQEKAIKQLLFCAGHTVTFHTGLCVMDSSQGTHTTICEPFRVHFRPLDAAAASRYVELDQPLDCAGSFKAEGLGIALFEKMEGNDINTLIGLPLIRLIELLKPHGLDPLQRK
- a CDS encoding HAD-IA family hydrolase; this translates as MLVILDWDGTLCNSQARIISCMQRASERVGLPVLEPGAIGNYIGLGLPEVISALFPEAHSEQRAQLGTYYSEEWLAARNEPLPLFDGVLATLDQLLGAGHQLAVATGKSRRGLNREFEDHGLGHLFPVSRCADETASKPNPVMLREILAETGVDVADAVMVGDTEYDLKMASAINMPSVGVSYGVHSRERLDRCGPHRIIDHFSELLQWPPLVP
- the rluC gene encoding 23S rRNA pseudouridine(955/2504/2580) synthase RluC translates to MMRPMRSSSPNNPPKSADSRRDGASGASERLGSGVQFLTVPEELAGQRIDNFLQARLKGVPRSRIYRILRKGEVRVNKGRVKAEYRLKGGDQVRVPPIRVSEESTPPVAGDSLRRTLEAAILYDEGGLLVVNKPAGLAVHGGSGVRLGLIEALRQMYPNSPFMELVHRLDRDTSGAILVARKRAVLLHIQSELRAGKLGKSYLALAAGKWPRGQKVVEAPLRKNTLKSGERIVTVDGDGKPSTTRFRVEERFKGATLLAAEPVTGRTHQIRVHAQFVGCPLAGDPKYATDEINGAFRGYGLKRLFLHSAGVRCTLPDGVRVDVKAPLPPELESVLSALRGG